The Daucus carota subsp. sativus chromosome 2, DH1 v3.0, whole genome shotgun sequence genome includes a window with the following:
- the LOC108209438 gene encoding pentatricopeptide repeat-containing protein At3g54980, mitochondrial gives MLHYSVSQHTPKMTIKRRRPRFSPAVFRCRSLLPHHSKSQTFNLYTSYSSQVSSQNEKQASIITKTPDTKTKLSHIFSQPISRYELLSPAHVTKVLLTHRNDPGSALHYFKWAEKKFNMVISTDPYLVLLHILAGSEDYYRVIRNMLNRMVSDCLSGIGPNLVDQLIDCAKRFDLEVNYVVFNYLLNGFVRAGRFIDAIECFGRIVECEISLSVWCINFLMSRLVRNNLIEEAKDLYAGLVVRGTYDCATVDVIMRACMKEERFDEAEKYFRQAKGSGVKLDVSVYCGAIYAVCKVPDADYAYELLKEMKGLGWSPAEGTYTCVVGAYMNQKNMVAALKVRDEMVADGIPMNLIVATSLMKGYYLEGDLGKALGLFEEIERDGPAPDKYTYSVLIQGCCRHGNMHKAKELYNRMKLSGIEPDAYHVNYLIRGFLEAELWEEALVQFHDAVECGVYNVFMYNVLMSSLGKAGNMSEACNILDDMLSKGLVPNVVSYNSLILGYCRQGNMDSASNLFADMQEKGPKPNVITYSILIDGHFRKGGTEDAMKYFNQLLSQGLTPTNYTYNILLNGLCKARRTSEARDRLKKLLEDGFIPDCMVYNSIIYGFVKENAINSALAVYTEMCESGICPNVITYTTLIDGLLKSNNYDLAIKLKNDMRNKGLKLDITAYGVFIDGYCKRRDMESARELCDELYAVGLSPNTVVYNSMISGFKSLSDMDTALMLYNKMIQDGIQCDLATYTTLIDGLLKVGKLLEATNLYTRMLADGIKPDVIVYSVLVSGLCNKGQVENARKIVKEMESKNAVPNVLIYNSIIAGYFREGNFVEGFKLHDEMIEKGVTPDDTTYDILVSRKASGNSSPISATFFNL, from the coding sequence ATGCTGCACTATTCTGTTTCACAACATACACCAAAAATGACCATTAAGCGGCGGCGGCCGCGTTTTTCTCCGGCTGTATTCCGGTGCCGGAGTCTTCTTCCCCATCACTCGAAATCCCAAACTTTCAATCTTTACACTTCATACTCTTCTCAAGTTTCTTCACAAAATGAAAAACAAGCCTCTATTATCACCAAAACCCCAGATACTAAAACTAAATTATCTCATATATTTTCTCAACCCATATCAAGATATGAACTTTTAAGCCCTGCCCATGTCACTAAAGTTCTGTTAACTCATAGAAATGACCCTGGTTCTGCTTTACATTACTTCAAATGGGCTGAAAAGAAGTTTAATATGGTTATTAGTACTGACCCTTATCTTGTTTTGCTCCATATATTGGCAGGTTCTGAGGATTATTATCGGGTTATTCGGAACATGCTTAATCGAATGGTTTCGGATTGTTTAAGTGGCATTGGTCCAAATTTGGTTGATCAGCTGATTGATTGTGCAAAAAGGTTTGATCTTGAAGTGAATTATGTTGTGTTTAATTATTTGTTGAATGGTTTTGTTAGGGCTGGTAGATTTATCGATGCAATTGAGTGTTTTGGTAGGATTGTTGAATGCGAGATTAGTTTGAGTGTTTGGTGTATCAATTTTCTTATGAGTAGGCTTGTTAGGAATAATTTGATTGAAGAAGCTAAAGATTTGTATGCGGGATTGGTTGTTAGAGGGACGTATGATTGTGCGACAGTAGATGTGATTATGCGTGCGTGTATGAAAGAAGAGAGGTTTGATGAGGCAGAAAAATATTTTAGGCAAGCGAAGGGCAGTGGTGTTAAACTTGATGTGTCGGTTTATTGTGGTGCTATTTATGCTGTTTGTAAGGTACCGGATGCTGATTATGCATATGAGTTGTTGAAGGAAATGAAGGGTTTGGGATGGAGCCCTGCAGAGGGAACTTATACGTGTGTGGTTGGAGCGTATATGAATCAGAAAAATATGGTTGCTGCGTTAAAGGTTAGGGATGAGATGGTTGCTGATGGAATTCCGATGAATTTGATAGTTGCAACAAGCTTGATGAAGGGATATTATTTGGAGGGTGATTTGGGTAAGGCGTTAGGCTTGTTTGAGGAAATTGAAAGAGATGGTCCGGCTCCAGATAAGTACACTTACTCTGTTCTAATTCAGGGCTGCTGTAGGCATGGAAATATGCACAAGGCGAAGGAGCTGTACAACCGAATGAAACTCTCGGGTATAGAACCAGATGCCTACCATGTTAATTATTTGATAAGAGGGTTTCTAGAAGCTGAACTGTGGGAAGAGGCACTCGTACAGTTTCATGATGCAGTTGAGTGTGGTGTCTATAATGTCTTTATGTACAATGTTCTTATGTCCTCATTGGGTAAAGCGGGAAATATGAGTGAAGCTTGCAATATATTGGATGACATGTTAAGTAAGGGGCTGGTACCAAACGTGGTTTCCTACAATAGCCTGATACTTGGTTACTGCAGACAAGGGAATATGGACTCAGCATCAAATTTGTTTGCTGATATGCAAGAAAAAGGTCCGAAGCCTAATGTAATTACATACAGTATACTGATTGACGGCCATTTCAGAAAAGGGGGGACAGAAGACGCTATGAAGTATTTTAACCAATTGTTGTCTCAAGGACTCACCCCTACAAATTATACATACAATATTCTTCTAAATGGTTTGTGCAAAGCTCGCCGAACATCTGAGGCTAGAGATAGACTTAAGAAGTTGTTGGAAGATGGCTTTATTCCTGACTGCATGGTGTACAATAGCATAATATATGGTTTTGTCAAGGAAAATGCCATCAATTCTGCATTGGCTGTCTATACTGAAATGTGCGAAAGTGGCATTTGTCCTAATGTTATTACTTACACTACATTAATTGATGGGCTTCTCAAAAGCAACAACTATGATCTGGCTATCAAACTGAAGAACGATATGAGAAACAAGGGCCTAAAACTGGATATAACTGCATATGGTGTCTTCATAGATGGATATTGCAAACGTCGAGACATGGAAAGTGCACGGGAACTTTGTGATGAACTTTATGCAGTCGGGTTATCCCCCAACACAGTTGTTTATAATAGTATGATTAGTGGCTTCAAAAGTTTAAGTGATATGGATACTGCCCTtatgttatataataaaatgattcaagatGGAATTCAGTGCGACTTGGCAACATACACAACTTTGATTGATGGGTTACTAAAGGTAGGAAAATTACTCGAGGCTACAAATCTCTACACACGGATGCTTGCTGATGGTATCAAGCCAGATGTCATTGTTTACAGTGTTCTTGTAAGTGGTCTTTGTAATAAAGGGCAAGTTGAAAACGCAAGAAAGATTGTGAAAGAAATGGAGAGTAAGAACGCAGTTCCAAATGTTCTCATTTA